The genomic window TTCTTTATCAAATTAAGAAGTTCATCAACTCCGACGCCTGTATTTCCAATTGTTTTTACAATTTCAACCTCCCATTCATCTTTTTTAATCCTAAGGCTTAAAACACTTTTGATTGCATTTACAGCTATATCTGCGCCTTCTCTGTCGCTTTTATTCAATACAAATATATCGGCTATTTCCATTAGACCTGCTTTCATTGCTTGAATTGAATCCCCAGATTCTGGAACGAGAACAACCACTATTGTATCAGCTACCTTAACGACATCAAGTTCGGATTGTCCAACACCTACTGTTTCAAAAATTACATAATCAAATCCTCCTGCATCAAGTATATCTCCAGCTTCAATTGCTTTTTTGCTTAAACCTCCTAAACTACCTCTGCTTGCCATACTTCTTATAAATACCCCTTCATCAAGCGAAAGTTCATTCATTCTTACTCTATCACCAAGCAACGATCCACCTGTAAATGGGCTTGTTGGATCAACCGCAATTATTCCAACTTTTGCATTTTCATTTCTTAGAAGTTTAGTAAGTTGAAACACAATTGAACTTTTCCCCGCACCTGGCGGACCTGTTATGCCTATTTTGTAAGCTCTGCCTGTGTATTTATAAATCTCTTTCAATAATTCCTCGGATGACTCTGATTCATTTTCAACAATTGATATTGCTTTTGAGATCGCTCTAAAGTTTCCATTTATTACCTTTTGAATTAGATCAATCACTCTGCTTTGTCTGAAATTTATTTTTGAAAAATTCAACAGTTAATTTTAACCCTTCGTCAAGGGAGATTTCTGGTTTCCAACCCATTGCTTTATAAATTTTTTGATAGCTTATAACGCTTCTTCTTTGTTCGCCTGGTTTCGCTGGACCGTGAATTTCATCGCAAGTTGCGCCTGTCAAGCTTTTCAACTTATAAAAAAGCGTATTTACATCTGTCTCTAAACCTGTCCCGATATTGAAAACATCAGATTTTTCATAATCAAGCGCCAACACATTTGCTCTTACGACATCACCAACATATGTATAATCCCGAGTTTGCAATCCATCGCCGTTTATTATTGGTTGTTCTCCCTTCAGCATCTTGCTTGTAAAAATAGCCACTACACCGGCCTCGCCGTGTGGATTTTGTCTTGGTCCGTAGATATTTGCATATCGCAAAATAACATAGTTTAATCCATGAACCTCCTTATAAAAGTAAAGATATTTTTCAACAGTCAGTTTCGCTACCCCATATGGAGATAGAGGTCTTGTCGGATGATCTTCATCAGCGGGGAAATAATCCTGCTCCCCGTAAACTGCTCCTCCAGTTGATGCAAAGATAAATTTTTGCACCCCATATTTAATGCTGAATTGTAGAAGTTTCAAACTTCCAATTATATTTACATCTGCGTCGTATATCGGATCTTCAACGGATTTTCTAACATCCATTTGCGCTGCGTGATGATTTACAATATCAATTTTTTCATCTTTAAAGACCTCTTCAACTTTGTCGTCCCTTATGTCAATTTGATAAAACTTCGCTTTAGGATTCAAGTTTTCAATTGAACCCGTGGATAAATTATCAACAACTATAACATTATGACCAAGTTGTATATAGGCATCAACAACATGTGAGCCGATGAAACCAGCACCGCCAGTTACAAGTATGTTCATTTACCCTCCGTTTATTTTTTGAGTTAACTTTTCAATTAATTTAGTTTCTTTCTCCGCAAGTTCAAAATTTAATTTTGCGAAAAATTTAATTAAAGGAAGGGTTAAAATCAAACGGGTTGATTTTTTGAATAAATAACATATTTTCATTAATTTTTTCAAAAACGGCGTGCGAAAGTGATAATCCTTGGGATAGAAACATCTTGTGATGAAACATCGGCAGCTGTTTTGAAAGATGGTAAATTACTTTCAAGTATAGTTTCATCACAATATTTTCACTCAAAATATGGTGGTGTTGTTCCTGAACTTGCTTCAAGAGCTCATCAAAAAGTGATAGTGAAGGTTGTTGATGAAGCGTTAAAATCAGCAAGTGTAAAAAAAGAAGAGATTGACGGAATTGCTGTAACCTATGGACCTGGTTTAATTGGTTCTTTGCTTGTTGGTGTTAGCTTTGCAAAAGCAATGGCATTTGGGCTGGGCGTCCCAATTGTCGGAGTTAACCATATTGAAGGGCATGTGTTTTCTACATTTCTTATGAATGAACATCCTAATTTTCCTTTTATAGTTCTCGTTGTTTCGGGAGGACATACTATGCTTATACTCGTTGAGGATTTCTTAAACCTTAAGCTTCTTGGACAAACTCGTGATGATGCTGCAGGAGAAGCATTTGATAAGGTTGCAAAACTTCTTGGACTTGGTTACCCAGGTGGACCTCTTATAGATAAACTCGCACGGGAAGGAGATCCAAACTTTGTAAAGTTCCCAAAACCAATCCCATCTTCAAAAAATAAATCATCTTCTGAATTTGTTGATGAAAATAAGTATGAATTTAGCTTCAGTGGCTTGAAAACTGCAGTTCTTTACTATCTGAAGAAAAATAACTTTCAGGAACTTAGCGGGGAAGAAAAAAATATCTTCATAAAAAATGTTAGTGCAAGCTTCCAAAGATCTGTGGTTGAGGCTTTAGTTGAACAAACCATAAAAGCAGCGAAAGATCTGAATGTAAAAAACATAGCTATAGCAGGCGGAGTTGCGGCAAACTCTGAACTAAGAGAGACAATGAAGGAAAAAGCTGACAGCGAAGGATTGAAACTCTATATACCTGATCTTGCATATTGCACCGATAATGCAGCAATGATCGCATTCGTTGGTTATATCAAACTTAAGAATGGTATTAAACACGATTTTGACTTAGCCCCGCTTCCGAATTTGAAAATTTGAAATAACTATGTCACACTTGTGTCTGAATTTATAAATTAAACCTTGAAATGGATCGCTCAAGGAAAAACAAATACAATGAAATTGAGAAATGGCGTAAGAAAATTGATAAAATTGATGTTAAAATAGTTCGCTTGCTCAATAAAAGAGCAAGATATGCTGACGAGATTGGAAAAATAAAACAAGAATTAAATTTACCAATTTATTCACCAGAGCGGGAAACTCAAGTTATTCAAAATGTTATAAAACATAACTACGGACCTCTATCAGACACAGCAATCAAGAGATTATATGAAAGAATAATTGACGAATCCAGACGACTTGAAAGGGAATCGGCAGAGATAAGAAAAATGAGAAAATCTCAAATTATAAATGAAAATCTATACGCATCAAAAATGATGTTTGATGTTTTGAAAAAAACAGTTATACTGTTTGTTTTGTTTTCTATCTATTTGCTCAATCGCCAGTTTTTCCTTGTTAATTCGCCTGCAACGAAATTTGCTATGGTTGAGATACCCAAAAATTCATCGTTCAAGCAAGCAGTTGATATATTGGATTCTGAGGGGATTTTGAAAAGCAAATTTATTTTTTACTATGCTGGTAAAATTTTATCCTTGGATAAAAAAGTAAAAGCTGGGAAATATATTTTCCCTGATAATGTGCCAATGGCACTTGTTATGAGGGAAATAACAAATCCATCGTATATTTTATCTGTGAGCGTTACGATCCCAGAAGGACTGACCGCAAGAAGGATTGCCGGACTATTAAAATCTAAAATTGGGATTGACTCAACAAGATTTATGAAACTTGTAAGCGACCCAAGTTTTGCTAAACAGCTTGGAATAGACGCGAGTCATCTTGAAGGTTATCTTATGCCTGATACATATATCTTCATCTGGGGAGATGCTGAAGAGAATGTAATCGCAAAGATGGTTTCAGAATTTAAAAAATTTTACGATGATACCTTAAGGGAAAGGGAAAAAGCCATAGGATTAAACACCCATCAAGTTGTAACGCTTGCCTCAATAGTTGAAGGAGAAGCAAGATTTGAAGATGAAAAACCGCGAATCGCAGGCGTATATTTTAATCGTTTGAGAAGAAGAATGCCGCTTGAGGCAGATCCAACGATTCAATATATCATACCAGATGGACCAAGAAGATTGTTTTATAAAGATTTGAAAATTCAATCGCCATACAATACTTATCTTAACCCTGGATTACCACCTGGACCTGTGAATAATCCAAGCAGAAGCTCAATCCTTGCGGTTCTTTACCCCGAGAAAAATAAGTTTTTATATTTTGTCTCAGATGGAAGCGGAAGACATATATTTTCAAAAACTTATGAGGAACACTTAAAGGCAGTAAGAAGATATAGAAAAATTTTAGCGGAAAGGAAAAATCAGGAAAAAATCGCTGGCGAGAGTAAATGAAATTAATTTTTGAGATATTCAAATTTTTTCTAAAGATTGATCTTCGGACAGGAAAGGAAGGGAAGGTATCTTATGAGCGGATTTTGTTAATTCTATTGATAAACTTTTTCTGGTTTTTTATGTTAAGTTTTTCTATTGCTATTTCAGGCACAAACAAACAAAGCTTGACCCTGCTTCTTCTTGATTTTGCTTTCATAATTTTCACGGTTGAACTGGTCCTGATAATTTTCAACATACTTGTTGAGTTTGATGTCATCTTGCTAAATTCCCGTGAAGTTGAGTTTTTCTCATATCTTCCGATTGATTCAACAACATATGGATTCGCTAAATATCTGAATTTTCTTTTTTTCGTTTCGCTTTTAAATTTTTCGCTCAATCTTTCGCCAGCTGTCGTTTTATTAATTTTGAATACATTCATACCAAATGTCAATGTTGAATCGTTTGTTAAGATTTCAGTTGCATATCTTATTGTGTCGTCTCTATATGTTATTTTCGTTTCTAATCTTGTGTTTCTCGTTTTATTTTTCCTTGGGAAGGGAATCAAGCTGAAAAAATTTAAAGAGATCATCCTGCCAGCACAAATTTTCGCCGTGTTTATCGTATTTCTTATTTATCAGTTGATCAATAAATATCTAATATCGTCGGATGGAACTGGTAGTATATTTATCACAGCCAGTGAAAATCTTAAATTCCTTAAATTTTTGCCGCAATTTATTTTTTCAAAAATTTTCGTTTCGCTTTCTGGTGTTGGAAATGTAACTTTGCAATCTACTGAAATCGTTGGGATTGCAATTATTTTTTTCATACTTTTGATCGTTCCATCTTTGATTTTCAACCTTGAAAACATCAAAAACATGCTTGCCAGTTATACCTATAACAAAAGGAGCGAGAAAAGATATTTGATTGTTCGGTTCTTAGAGAGATTTAAAGATTTATTTTTCAAATCCGAATTGGGATTGGCAACATACGAACTTGTTTATGCGTATTTGAGAAAAGATAAATCTATCAAGGTCAAAGTTCTATCTGCATTTTTTATATCAATTGCAATTGCTGTTTATTTTGTTTTCTTTGATGTTGTTGAAGATCCGCTTGCTAACCCAGATTCAAGAGCAAATGTTATGACATTGCTCTCGCTTTTTTTCAATGTCACTGCGGGAATTGTTGCAATTCAAAGTCACCGCGATCATCAAGCAAGTTGGATTTATCACTTTGTTAGAACGGAGGAAATTTATGATGTCTTTCGCGCTGGATTAATGGTTTTATGGCATCATGTATTGATTCCTTTGATCGTGATTTTCTTTTTCATATATCTTGTTAAAATTGGTGACCTTGCTTCTGTTTCATTTCACTTTGTGGTGACTTTTTTGGTTCTTAAGATATTTTTTAATTTTGCTAACTTGCTTTTTGCTAATTTACCACTAAGCCAGCCAATGGAGAAGTTGAGTTCTATTGATAAGATTTTGCCACAATTTTTTGCTTTATTTGCAGTCTTTGTTGTAATAATTTTTGAGAGAGGAGCTTATGGATTAGTTTTAAAATCCGAAAGCTACCTGTCGGCTTTGTTTGTTTTAATTTTCCTCATCGTCGTGGAAAGATATAGTTTAAAAGTTATCAAACAAAAAGTCGTGAGGATCTTAAATGTCTGATAGGCGGAGAATAATAATTGGCGTGACAGGTGCAAGTGGCGGAATTTATGCCATTAGAACAATAAGAGCGTTTTTAATTTACGGTTTTGAAGTGCATCTTATCATCTCGGATTATGGAAACTTTGTGCTGAAGGATGAGTGTGGGGTTGATTTAAGAGGCAATGAACCTATGCAAGTTTTTAAAAAAATGTTTGGTGCGGAAGTTGAAAATGGAAGCGTGGTGAAATATAATTTCAGGGATTTAGCCGCAAGAATCTCAAGCGGTTCTTTTGAAACAGATGGTATGGTTGTTGTTCCATGTTCTGTTAAAACTCTCTCTGGCATTGCAAATGGTATATCTTCAAATTTAATTGAGCGTTCCGCGGATGTTTGTTTAAAGGAAAATCGTCCCCTTGTTCTCGTATTTAGAGAAACACCATTGAATTTAATCCATATTCAGAACATGTTAACATTGGCACAAGCTGGAGCTAAAATTTTACCTGCTTCTCCTGCGTTTTATCAAAAGCCGAAAACATTTGAAGACCTTGGAGACTTTATCGCTGGAAAAGTTTTATCTCTTTTTGGTATAAAACATAATCTTTACAAGAAGTGGGGTGAGGAAATATGAAAATTTTATTGCTACTGATTCTTTTTCAACAAATTTTTATTTCAACCATGATTTCGCAAGAGAGCGAGAAAAGATACAGAGCAAGGGAATTGGGAATCATAGTCGGTGTATTGCCAACGGGGAAATATAATGCAATTACCGATGTTAAAGGCGTCAAAGTAGGGCACAAGACGATAATAAAGGGAGATAGCATACGAACTGGTGTTACAGTGATAATTCCACATGAAGGGGATATTTTCAGGGAAAAAGTCCCTTGCGCTTTTTATGCTGGAAATGCTTTTGGTAAGTTTATGGGCTCAACTCAAATTGAAGAACTTGGCGAGCTCGAAACACCGATCGCTCTTACCAACACGCTTGCTGTGCCCAAGGTTGCGGATGCGTTAATTCAATATGTCCTTGAAAAATCTGGTTCAGAAATTCGTTCAATTAACCCGGTTGTCGGCGAAACAAATGATGGTTATCTAAACAAAATTCAAGATAGAGTCATCACATATCAAGATGTGCTTGATGCAATAAATTCTGCAAAATCTGGCGAAGTTGAAGAAGGTTCGGTTGGAGCTGGAACCGGAACAATTGCTTTTGGATGGAAAGGTGGAATTGGGACAGCGTCAAGGGTTTTGCCTAAAAATCTCGGTGGTTGGACGGTTGGAGTTTTAGTGCAAACTAATTTCGGTGGTATACTTACAATTAATGGTGCTCCCGTTGGGCTTGAGCTTGGCAAATTTTTTCTAAAAAATGAACTTGAAGAAGCAGATGGTTCAATCATAATTGTTGTTGCTACGGATGCTCCGCTTATGCCAAACCAATTGAAACGGCTTGCAAAAAGAGCAATGCTTGGGCTTGCGAGAACTGGTTCTCCGTCTACAAATGGAAGTGGTGATTATGTCATCGCTTTTTCAACTAATCCAGATTGCAGGATAAAAATGTTTGATAGTTATCAACCACAACAAATAAAGGTTTTGCCTAATTTCGCCCTTTCCCCGCTATTTCAAGCTGTTGTTGAAGCAACCGAAGAAGCAATTTACAATTCAATTTTAAAAGCCAAAACTATGTCTGGCTATATGGGAAGAAAAGTTGAAGCAATACCGATAGATAAGGTTCAGGAAATTTTGAATAGATACAATGTCATAAACTATGATAAAAAATTTAAGTTGAGGTGAAAAATGATCGGAAAAACAATCGCAATAGTTGAAGATGATAGGGATATACTTGAACTTATAGCATTACATGTGCAAAAAGCGGGCTTCAAAGCTAAAAAGTTTACAGATGGTGAATCTTTCCTTAGATATCTTTCAACAGATGTGCCTGATCTTTTGATCCTTGACTTAATGTTGCCAGATATTGATGGGCTTGAGCTTTGCAAGACATTAAGAAACAGCCCTGCCACATCAAAGATGCCAATTATAATTTTAACTGCAAAAATTGACGAAACAGATAAGATCGTCGGACTTGAACTTGGCGCAGATGATTATGTAACAAAACCATTTTCACCTCGTGAGCTTATCGCAAGAGTTAAGGCAATATTAAGAAGAACATCACAAGAAAAAGATAAAACAGAGATCATAAAAATTGGTGATTTCCTTACAATAGATGTAAATAAAATGGAAGTTTTCGTTGAAGGTGAAAAAGTTGATCTTACATTAACAGAGTTCAAATTGTTAAAACATCTTGCTGAAAAACCTGGATGGGTCTTCTCACGGGAGCGACTTCTTAACGCGGTGTGGGGAGGTGAAAAACCAGTACTTGATAGAACGATTGATGTGCACATAAAAAAACTAAGAGATAAACTTGGAAAAGCTGGAAAGTTGATCAAAAGTGTTAGAGGACTTGGTTACAAAATTGAAATTGAGTAAAAAATGGAAAAAACACGAATAAAATTCTTCATATTTTTGATATTAACGGTATCGCTACTACTTCTAAAACCCTGGCTTGGGATTTTATCTGCGATCGTATTCGGGCTTTGGTGTTTGAAAAAAATCATCATCCCATTGAGCGAAATTGAGAATAAGATTAGAAATTTTTTTGATTTGAAAAAATTGCCAGTTGATGAAATAACTTCACAAAAATTAGAAAGAGGGATTGATAAACTAATTAATGAATGTGAAAAAAGTCAAAGAAAACTTAGCGAAAGCGAGAGAAATTTAAATGTTTTTCTTGAGTCCTTGCCTGACGCAGTGTTGGTACTTAAACCTAATGGCAAAGTAAAGTTTTATAATCATAAATTTTGGGATATCTTCTCAAAATCCGGGGTGCTAATTCAATTTGACGAAAGATATAAAACGGAAAAATTTTATTGGGAGATCATCCGTGATTTTAACTTGATTGATTTTATTAAAAATGTCATTGAAGCATCAGAAAGTCAGGCGGGAACGGTAATCTCTCGGGAAATTGAAAGTGACGAAAAAACCTTCAATGTTAGTGCATTTAAGAGCGAGGCAAACGAGATCTTTATCATTTTTGAAGATATAACTTTTGCTAAGGAACTGGCAGAGATAAAGCGAGAACTCATTGAAAACATCTCTCATGAATTAAAAACCCCTCTTTCAAACATAAAGGGATACATTGAGACAATTGAAGAAGAACTTGAAAATTTTGCAAAGAAATCAAAGCGTGCTCGTGAAATTTTGATATATCTTGAGCCCGTAAAAAGAAATACAGACAGATTGATAAGAATTATAAATGACCTCTTGATCCTTTCCGAAGTTGAAGCAGGTGTAAAGTTTGAGGAGGAAAACATTAACTTTGGTAAAATCATCAACGGAATTTTAAAGATGTATGAGAAAAATTTGAAAGATAAAAAATTATCTTGTGATGTTAAAATATCAAATGAATTGCCTGAATTTCGCGCCGATTCATATAGAATTGAACAAATGCTTTTCAACCTTATTGATAATGCGATAAAATATACGGACAGCGGAGGCATAAAAATATGTGTTGAGCCTTTCAAGAATTATCCCGAAAAAGGAGCAAGCGCTATTAAAATAACAGTTGAAGATACAGGTATAGGGATCCCCAAAGAACATATCCCGAGGATATTTGAAAGGTTTTATGTAGTTGATAAATCAAGATCAAGGCAAACAGGTGGCACAGGGCTTGGTCTATCAATTGTAAAGCACATAGTGTTGATGTATAACGGCACTATAAATGTTGAAAGCAAAGTTGGAATGGGGACAAAGTTTGAAATTATCTTCCCAGTTAAAAGACAGGGAAAATTTTAATGATTTTTTAATGTTCGTTTAACAGAATTTTAACGATTCAAATCTAATTTTCGTTGAATAAAAAAATTAATCGCATAAAACTTTTATGAAAACCGCAAAACTAATTCTTGCATTATCACTTCTATTAAGCTCATCTGTGTTTTCGCAGGATAAAGAACTTCTCGGAGCAGGCGCAACATTTCCGTATGTTCTCTATTCAAAAATGTTTGATGATTATTATAAAAAAACAGGTGTAAAAGTAAATTACCAGTCAATTGGCTCAGGCGGTGGGATAAGACAATTAAAAGAAAAAACAGTTGATTTCGGGGCTTCCGATGCTTTTCTTACTGATTCACAAATGAAAGAATTTGATGCACCTGTGCTCCATATACCAATTTGTCTTGGAGCCGTTGTGATTACATACAATTTGCCAGGTAATCCAGAACTTAAATTAACTCCTGATGTCATAGTTGATATTTTCTTCGGTAGAATCAAAAAATGGAGCGATCCAAGAATAGTACAGTTAAATCCTGATGTAAAACTGCCAAACTTAAATATAACTGTAATCCATAGGTCAGATGGAAGTGGAACGACTTTTATTTTCGTTGATTACCTTTCAAAGGTAAGCAAAGAATGGGAAAAGAAAGTTGGGCGTGGCACTTCTGTTGCTTGGCCTGTTGGACTCGGTGCCAAGGGAAACGAAGGAGTAACTGGACTTGTAAAGCAAATCCCAGGGAGCATTGGATATGTTGAGTTAATTTATGCGAAGCAAAACAAATTACCAATGGCTTTAATCAAAAATAAAAAAGGTAAATTTATAAAACCTGAACTATCATCAATAACCTCGGCTGGAAATGTTAAAATTCCGGATGATACGAGAATATCAATTACAGATACAGATGCAGAAGAAGGATATCCGATAAGCAGTTTCACATGGATACTCGTTTATAAAGAACAAAACTATAAAAACAGATCTTTTGAAAAGTCAAAAGAACTTGTGAAACTACTTTGGTGGATGATCCACGAGGGTCAATCACATACTGAACCGCTTGATTATGCAAAATTACCTTCAGAAGCAGTCAAAAAAGCGGAAGCAATAATTAAAACCATCACATATAATGGCAAACCAATCTATAAAGAAGCAGGCATTAAGTAAAGACAGGATATTTAACCTCATACTTGTAATATCAGCACTTGTTTTGATATTAATCGGTGTAGGATTTTTTTTCAGCTTGCTTAACGCATCGCTTTTATCCTTTAAAAAATTTGGTTTAGCATTTTTTGTAGGTACTAATTGGGATCCAGTTCAAGAAGACTTCGGGGCTTTGCCATACATTTATGGAACGTTGATTACATCATTTTTAGCTCTTGCTATTTCTTTACCTTTTTCGTTGGCAATAAGTATAGTTTTAGGGGAGTATTTTCAAAAAGGATTCTTCGCGGAAGTTTTAAGATACTTAACAGAACTAATAGCAGGTGTGCCATCGGTTGTGCTTGGTTTCTGGGGCTTGTTTTTTCTTGTTCCTTTGGTTCGTGAATTTGAGATGAAAATTGGTGTAACTCCTTATGGTGTTGGAATTTTAACGGCTTCACTTATCCTTTCATTTATGATTTTACCATATTCTGCATCAATTGGCAAAGATGCAATGCGTCTTGTGCCAGTTGAACTTAAAGAAGCAGCTTATGCTCTTGGTGCGACGCGTTGGGAGATGATAAAAAATGTAATGATTCCATACGCAAGATCTGGGATAATCGCTGGTGTTATCTTGTCGCTCGGTCGTGCACTTGGTGAGACAATGGCTGTTACAATGGTAATCGGAAATTATCATGGCATACCTGAAAATATATTTAGTCCTGGTAATACGATTGCAAGCGTTATTGCAAATGAATTCACAGAAGCAACAGGAGAAATTTATCTTTCAAGCCTAATGTATCTTGGCTTTACACTTTTCATAATAACAACAGTCGTAAACCTAACCGGAAGATTGATCCTTAAAAAACTACAACATTGAAAATGAAAGGATATTTATTTCGGTTAATCAAAAGTAGAGTTATTTCGGTTTTATTGACAGTTATAACCATTCTTTCAACTGTGCCTTTTATTCTTGTGCTTTTCTTTATCTTAAAAAATGGAATATCTGTTATAAACTGGGAATTTTTAACAACATTGCCGAAACCAGTAGGAGAACCTGGCGGTGGAATTTTGAACGCTCTTGTTGGAACTGTTATGTTGATATCTATCGCTTTGGTCATATCTGTTCCATTTGGAATTATGGTTGGAGTTTATCTTGCGGAGCATTCGGAAAGCAAGGTTGCTTTTGTAGCGCGACTTGTTTCAGAAATTTTGCAGGGTGTTCCATCCATCGTTATAGGAATAATTGCATATTTATGGGTAGTTAAACCGATGGGACATTTCTCAGCTCTATCTGGTGGAGTTGCGCTTGGAATTATGATGTTACCGCTTGTGATAAAAGCAACCGAAGAAATTTTGAAATTAATTCCAAGGGAAATAAAAGAAGCATCACTTGCCCTTGGTGTTCCATATTATAGAACAATTCTAAAAGTCATGATACCTGCGGGTTTAAGTGGCATATTAACAGGCATACTTGCTGGAACAGCCAGAATTGCTGGTGAAACAGCTCCGCTTCTTTTTACAGCTTTTGGAAATCCGTTCTTAAACTTTGACATTTTCAAACCAGTTAGTTCAATGCCACTTTTGATCTTCACCTATGCGGTGAGTCCCTACGAAGATTGGTGGGCAAAAGCTTGGGGGGCTTCTTGTATTTTGGTTATTTTTGTTTTATTTTTGAATATAGCAACGCGGATGCTAAGCAAAAGATAAAAGAGTGTTTTGAAAAATAGAAGAGATCGTTCTGCGAGCGTAAGCAGAAAGGCTTTTATTAAGACGGATTTGGAGTTTAGTTTAA from Candidatus Kryptonium sp. includes these protein-coding regions:
- the meaB gene encoding methylmalonyl Co-A mutase-associated GTPase MeaB; this translates as MIDLIQKVINGNFRAISKAISIVENESESSEELLKEIYKYTGRAYKIGITGPPGAGKSSIVFQLTKLLRNENAKVGIIAVDPTSPFTGGSLLGDRVRMNELSLDEGVFIRSMASRGSLGGLSKKAIEAGDILDAGGFDYVIFETVGVGQSELDVVKVADTIVVVLVPESGDSIQAMKAGLMEIADIFVLNKSDREGADIAVNAIKSVLSLRIKKDEWEVEIVKTIGNTGVGVDELLNLIKKHREFLQKTSEFEKRRKEKLKLKVKEIVEEKLREDFWTKDRLKILEEKVNLLTNSHVNPFEIADELIEHFYQQNAL
- the mltG gene encoding endolytic transglycosylase MltG, whose translation is MDRSRKNKYNEIEKWRKKIDKIDVKIVRLLNKRARYADEIGKIKQELNLPIYSPERETQVIQNVIKHNYGPLSDTAIKRLYERIIDESRRLERESAEIRKMRKSQIINENLYASKMMFDVLKKTVILFVLFSIYLLNRQFFLVNSPATKFAMVEIPKNSSFKQAVDILDSEGILKSKFIFYYAGKILSLDKKVKAGKYIFPDNVPMALVMREITNPSYILSVSVTIPEGLTARRIAGLLKSKIGIDSTRFMKLVSDPSFAKQLGIDASHLEGYLMPDTYIFIWGDAEENVIAKMVSEFKKFYDDTLREREKAIGLNTHQVVTLASIVEGEARFEDEKPRIAGVYFNRLRRRMPLEADPTIQYIIPDGPRRLFYKDLKIQSPYNTYLNPGLPPGPVNNPSRSSILAVLYPEKNKFLYFVSDGSGRHIFSKTYEEHLKAVRRYRKILAERKNQEKIAGESK
- a CDS encoding UbiX family flavin prenyltransferase; this encodes MSDRRRIIIGVTGASGGIYAIRTIRAFLIYGFEVHLIISDYGNFVLKDECGVDLRGNEPMQVFKKMFGAEVENGSVVKYNFRDLAARISSGSFETDGMVVVPCSVKTLSGIANGISSNLIERSADVCLKENRPLVLVFRETPLNLIHIQNMLTLAQAGAKILPASPAFYQKPKTFEDLGDFIAGKVLSLFGIKHNLYKKWGEEI
- a CDS encoding SDR family oxidoreductase, which gives rise to MNILVTGGAGFIGSHVVDAYIQLGHNVIVVDNLSTGSIENLNPKAKFYQIDIRDDKVEEVFKDEKIDIVNHHAAQMDVRKSVEDPIYDADVNIIGSLKLLQFSIKYGVQKFIFASTGGAVYGEQDYFPADEDHPTRPLSPYGVAKLTVEKYLYFYKEVHGLNYVILRYANIYGPRQNPHGEAGVVAIFTSKMLKGEQPIINGDGLQTRDYTYVGDVVRANVLALDYEKSDVFNIGTGLETDVNTLFYKLKSLTGATCDEIHGPAKPGEQRRSVISYQKIYKAMGWKPEISLDEGLKLTVEFFKNKFQTKQSD
- a CDS encoding response regulator transcription factor, with the translated sequence MIGKTIAIVEDDRDILELIALHVQKAGFKAKKFTDGESFLRYLSTDVPDLLILDLMLPDIDGLELCKTLRNSPATSKMPIIILTAKIDETDKIVGLELGADDYVTKPFSPRELIARVKAILRRTSQEKDKTEIIKIGDFLTIDVNKMEVFVEGEKVDLTLTEFKLLKHLAEKPGWVFSRERLLNAVWGGEKPVLDRTIDVHIKKLRDKLGKAGKLIKSVRGLGYKIEIE
- a CDS encoding P1 family peptidase, with amino-acid sequence MISQESEKRYRARELGIIVGVLPTGKYNAITDVKGVKVGHKTIIKGDSIRTGVTVIIPHEGDIFREKVPCAFYAGNAFGKFMGSTQIEELGELETPIALTNTLAVPKVADALIQYVLEKSGSEIRSINPVVGETNDGYLNKIQDRVITYQDVLDAINSAKSGEVEEGSVGAGTGTIAFGWKGGIGTASRVLPKNLGGWTVGVLVQTNFGGILTINGAPVGLELGKFFLKNELEEADGSIIIVVATDAPLMPNQLKRLAKRAMLGLARTGSPSTNGSGDYVIAFSTNPDCRIKMFDSYQPQQIKVLPNFALSPLFQAVVEATEEAIYNSILKAKTMSGYMGRKVEAIPIDKVQEILNRYNVINYDKKFKLR
- a CDS encoding ATP-binding protein, which produces MEKTRIKFFIFLILTVSLLLLKPWLGILSAIVFGLWCLKKIIIPLSEIENKIRNFFDLKKLPVDEITSQKLERGIDKLINECEKSQRKLSESERNLNVFLESLPDAVLVLKPNGKVKFYNHKFWDIFSKSGVLIQFDERYKTEKFYWEIIRDFNLIDFIKNVIEASESQAGTVISREIESDEKTFNVSAFKSEANEIFIIFEDITFAKELAEIKRELIENISHELKTPLSNIKGYIETIEEELENFAKKSKRAREILIYLEPVKRNTDRLIRIINDLLILSEVEAGVKFEEENINFGKIINGILKMYEKNLKDKKLSCDVKISNELPEFRADSYRIEQMLFNLIDNAIKYTDSGGIKICVEPFKNYPEKGASAIKITVEDTGIGIPKEHIPRIFERFYVVDKSRSRQTGGTGLGLSIVKHIVLMYNGTINVESKVGMGTKFEIIFPVKRQGKF
- the tsaD gene encoding tRNA (adenosine(37)-N6)-threonylcarbamoyltransferase complex transferase subunit TsaD yields the protein MIILGIETSCDETSAAVLKDGKLLSSIVSSQYFHSKYGGVVPELASRAHQKVIVKVVDEALKSASVKKEEIDGIAVTYGPGLIGSLLVGVSFAKAMAFGLGVPIVGVNHIEGHVFSTFLMNEHPNFPFIVLVVSGGHTMLILVEDFLNLKLLGQTRDDAAGEAFDKVAKLLGLGYPGGPLIDKLAREGDPNFVKFPKPIPSSKNKSSSEFVDENKYEFSFSGLKTAVLYYLKKNNFQELSGEEKNIFIKNVSASFQRSVVEALVEQTIKAAKDLNVKNIAIAGGVAANSELRETMKEKADSEGLKLYIPDLAYCTDNAAMIAFVGYIKLKNGIKHDFDLAPLPNLKI